The Paramisgurnus dabryanus chromosome 1, PD_genome_1.1, whole genome shotgun sequence genome includes a window with the following:
- the lrrc18b gene encoding leucine-rich repeat-containing protein 18 yields the protein MVKSKKKSGNVPSGRKITLKMARNALKVTVDGKRRLDLSNMEIATFPKCILKLCDVDELDLSRNLLKKIPDTIDKFVNLRWLDLHSNHLEQIPAAIGRLHNLYNLNLCNNHLTTPGIPHELGNLKNLRILNLGMNRIDTLPLSMVALKELRELGLFNNLLTQCPKFLQNLPKLQKVNIKSNPIPTEDHVEVDRIQRVECLYLVREECLCPGCLKACKETQERLESRISTASTQKRSIFAGLLTPNSVAQENEAVWR from the coding sequence ATGGTGAAGAGTAAGAAGAAATCTGGTAATGTACCATCCGGTAGAAAAATAACACTCAAGATGGCCAGAAATGCTCTGAAGGTAACTGTGGATGGGAAACGTCGTCTAGACCTCAGCAACATGGAGATAGCCACCTTCCCCAAGTGCATCCTGAAGCTGTGTGACGTAGATGAGCTAGATCTCAGTCGCAACCTGCTCAAGAAGATCCCAGACACCATTGACAAGTTTGTGAACCTTCGTTGGCTGGACCTGCACAGCAACCACCTAGAGCAGATCCCTGCGGCTATCGGCCGTCTGCATAATCTCTACAACCTCAACTTGTGCAACAACCACCTGACCACCCCTGGCATACCACACGAGTTAGGGAACCTAAAGAACCTACGCATCCTTAACCTTGGAATGAACCGGATAGATACCCTCCCTCTTTCTATGGTTGCTCTCAAAGAACTTCGAGAGCTGGGGCTCTTCAACAATCTCCTGACACAGTGTCCCAAGTTTCTCCAGAACCTCCCAAAACTGCAAAAGGTGAACATTAAATCCAACCCCATTCCTACTGAAGACCATGTGGAAGTGGACCGCATCCAGAGAGTTGAGTGTCTGTACCTGGTGCGAGAGGAGTGTCTGTGTCCTGGCTGCTTGAAAGCGTGCAAGGAGACACAGGAGAGGCTAGAGAGTCGAATAAGCACAGCTTCAACGCAAAAGAGATCCATCTTCGCAGGGCTCCTTACACCCAACTCTGTAGCACAAGAGAATGAGGCTGTGTGGAGGTGA
- the vstm4b gene encoding V-set and transmembrane domain-containing protein 4 has protein sequence MKISAVVIVLLTNVFFGNVCTAINATVTPSPFTLVAEGANITLSCQVSQRRRSASMPVVRWMFQPEWGIEELLVVKVNMRKEKFYGNYTKSFHGPKMKLTVVKQGKIYNLLIMNITKQDRGIYSCRVQEFKWHQERWKALTNSSASTHVRVHVLPAERPKDELWSLFEDVYLCAVLVCCVGLLCMCMFTVAVSCQYLQRKRRLKENYHLVKSPQNSSGETVTSVVSLSPALPKKERKYKKKKSVEQPDVPPEIPAKAPIADKMRKPKLLKPQTRKVVLPKIAEESLTYAVLELMKPLPDAQTAKTGTVYAQILFEDKPV, from the exons ATGTTTGCACAGCTATCAATGCCACAGTCACTCCATCTCCATTCACACTTGTGGCCGAGGGGGCCAACATCACCTTGTCCTGTCAGGTGAGCCAGCGGCGCAGGTCAGCGAGCATGCCCGTGGTGCGCTGGATGTTCCAGCCCGAATGGGGAATAGAAGAGCTGCTGGTGGTGAAAGTAAACATGCGGAAAGAAAAGTTTTACGGGAACTACACCAAGAGCTTCCATGGGCCCAAAATGAAACTGACAGTGGTAAAACAGGGGAAGATATATAACCTCCTCATCATGAACATCACTAAACAAGACAGAGGTATTTACAGCTGTAGGGTCCAAGAGTTTAAATGGCACCAGGAACGTTGGAAAGCTTTAACCAACAGCTCAGCGTCCACACATGTTAGAG TCCATGTTCTCCCAGCTGAGAGACCAAAGGACGAGCTGTGGAGTCTGTTTGAAG atgTATATTTGTGTGCTGTGCTGGTTTGTTGTGTTGGACTTTTGTGCATGTGTATGTTTACTGTAGCAGTGAGTTGTCAGTATCTGCAGAGGAAGAGACGTTTAAAAG AAAACTATCATTTGGTCAAGAGCCCACAGAACAG CTCAGGCGAGACGGTCACCAGTGTAGTCAGTCTGTCTCCTGCTCTTCCCAAAAAAGAAAGGAAGTACAAGAAAAAGAAAAGTGTGGAGCAGCCAGATGTGCCACCAGAGATACCGGCTAAAG CCCCTATTGCAGACAAAATGCGGAAGCCAAAGCTTTTAAAACCTCAAACCAGAAAAGTGGTTTTG CCCAAAATTGCTGAGGAGAGTCTGACATATGCTGTACTTGAACTAATGAAGCCATTGCCTGATGCCCAAACTGCCAAGACAGGAACTGTGTATGCTCAGATACTCTTTGAGGATAAGCCGGTGTAG
- the LOC135734618 gene encoding uncharacterized protein, producing MTFLHIMEEGLYKDEKQSWVAPLPFKLQRRRLPNNRSQVLDRFKSLQRSFAKKPIMKEHFFTFMEKILERGHAEVAPPLNHQEECWYLPLFGVYHSKKPNQIRVVFDSSCQYDGVSLNDVLLKGPDLNNGLLGVLLRFRKEAVAITTDIQQMFHCFLVRPEDRNFLRFFWYGNNDPEQNIMEFRMKVHIFGNSPSPAVAIYGLRQAAKETETEFGTDVLKFIERDFYVDDGLKSLPSATAAIDLLKRTQEALARSNLKLHKIASNNEEVMNVFTSEGDCRDSKDMDLDKDTSPVQRTLGVSWNLKTDTFTFQLSNDVKPFTRRGVLSTVNGLYDPFGFAAPVVIQGKVLIRDLTSDSQDWDSPLPLEKRESWQKWRDSLQELQQLQIPRPYTKISPSEASHRELCVFSDASVMAIAAVAYLKILDTEGKSETSFILGKARLAPRQELTIPRLELCSAVLAVEVADIIMSEMDIEFDRVTFFTDSKVVLGYIYNEKRRFYVFVNNRVQRIRCSSHPQQWHYVPSDQNPADHATRSVPADRLKDTTWLTGPLFLSCSNQEYNTSNQFDLVEPTSDVEVRPEATVLTTHTKDSQLGTKRFERFSSWKILLRAVACLIHVVQTFKGNSTKNAENCKGWHCCRMSYSVNELNQAKVTVIHAAQQEAFVEELRCIKDGKNISKDSPLFTLNPIIDKDGLMRVGGRLSQANIDYDESNPIIIPKRHHIATLIMRFYHEQSQHQGRHITEGAIRMAGFWILGAKRSISSLIFGCVVCRRLRGKSEVQKMADLPVDRVSTEPPFTYVGTDVFGPWTISARRTRGGHVNSKRWAVLFTCLAIRAVHIEVVESMDTSCFINAMRRFIAIRGPIKQMRSDRGTNFVGACRELGIPSNLDEAKVSRFLAEQGCSWIFNPPHASHMGGAWERMIGITRKILDSMMLQLGPSKITHEVLTTFLAEVTAIINSRPLIPVSVDPEDPLILTPATLLTQKYGSCPNVELDHTDLYRRQWKRVQNLASTFWDRWRKQYLSTLQPRKKWQFKNQDITTGSVVLMKDSQSKRNQWPLGRITKVLPSGDGRVRKVEIKIVNKGEPKVFVRPITEVVMLIPFN from the coding sequence ATGACTTTCCTTCATATTATGGAGGAGGGCTTATACAAAGATGAGAAGCAAAGCTGGGTAGCTCCCCTTCCGTTCAAACTTCAGAGGCGGCGATTACCAAACAACAGGTCACAAGTTCTAGATCGTTTCAAATCTCTACAGCGTTCTTTTGCTAAGAAGCCAATCATGAAAGAGCACTTCTTTACATTTATGGAGAAGATACTGGAAAGAGGTCATGCAGAAGTAGCACCACCACTCAACCACCAAGAAGAATGTTGGTACTTGCCTCTCTTTGGTGTGTACCATTCAAAGAAGCCAAACCAGATCAGAGTCGTCTTCGATTCAAGCTGTCAGTATGATGGTGTCTCGCTTAACGACGTGCTTCTGAAGGGCCCTGACCTGAATAATGGACTGCTTGGTGTACTTTTGCGCTTCAGAAAGGAGGCAGTAGCCATCACCACAGATATACAACAAATGTTTCATTGTTTTCTTGTTAGGCCAGAGGATAGAAACTTTCTCAGGTTCTTCTGGTATGGAAATAATGATCCAGAGCAAAACATTATGGAGTTCAGGATGAAAGTCCATATCTTCGGTAACAGTCCTTCACCAGCCGTCGCAATCTATGGCCTTAGACAGGCAGCGAAGGAAACTGAGACAGAGTTCGGAACAGACGTCCTAAAGTTCATAGAAAGAGATTTCTATGTGGATGATGGCTTAAAATCTCTACCCTCTGCAACAGCCGCCATTGATCTCCTTAAAAGGACACAAGAAGCACTTGCTCGCTCCAATCTAAagttgcataaaattgcatcaAACAATGAGGAAGTCATGAATGTGTTTACATCTGAAGGTGACTGCCGAGATTCAAAGGATATGGACCTCGACAAAGACACATCGCCAGTCCAGCGTACTTTAGGAGTCAGCTGGAATCTCAAAACCGACACATTTACATTTCAGCTGTCCAATGATGTGAAACCATTTACACGCCGTGGCGTTCTCTCTACTGTGAATGGGTTATATGACCCATTTGGGTTTGCAGCTCCGGTTGTTATTCAAGGCAAAGTTCTGATTAGAGACCTCACAAGTGACTCACAGGACTGGGACTCACCCTTACCCCTGGAGAAAAGGGAATCCTGGCAAAAATGGAGGGACTCCCTTCAAGAGCTTCAACAGCTCCAAATCCCTAGACCTTACACCAAAATTTCTCCATCAGAAGCTTCACAtagagagctctgtgtcttctCAGATGCTTCAGTTATGGCTATAGCTGCAGTAGCTTATCTCAAAATTCTGGACACAGAGGGAAAGAGTGAAACAAGTTTCATCTTAGGGAAAGCCAGGCTAGCGCCTCGCCAAGAGTTGACAATCCCTCGCCTCGAGCTCTGTAGTGCAGTGTTGGCTGTAGAGGTGGCTGACATCATAATGTCAGAGATGGACATTGAATTTGATAGAGTAACCTTTTTCACAGACAGCAAAGTGGTCCTCGGTTACATCTATAATGAAAAACGAAGATTCTATGTCTTTGTGAATAATCGAGTCCAAAGAATAAGATGCAGTTCACACCCTCAGCAATGGCATTACGTTCCAAGTGACCAGAATCCAGCTGACCATGCGACAAGGTCTGTGCCTGCAGATCGTCTAAAAGATACAACATGGCTTACTGGTCCACTATTCTTGTCATGCTCTAATCAAGAATATAACACTTCAAATCAATTTGATCTTGTGGAGCCAACCAGTGATGTTGAAGTGCGGCCTGAGGCAACAGTGCTCACTACCCATACCAAAGACAGCCAGCTTGGTACAAAGCGCTTTGAGCGTTTCTCTAGTTGGAAGATACTTCTTCGGGCTGTCGCATGTCTAATACATGTTGTACAGACCTTCAAAGGGAATTCAACCAAGAATGCGGAAAATTGCAAAGGTTGGCATTGTTGCAGGATGTCGTACAGTGTAAACGAGTTGAACCAAGCCAAAGTCACTGTCATTCATGCTGCACAGCAGGAAGCATTCGTTGAGGAACTCCGATGCATCAAAGATGGTAAGAACATTTCAAAGGACAGTCCCCTCTTCACATTGAACCCCATCATAGACAAAGATGGTCTTATGAGAGTTGGAGGACGGCTCTCACAAGCTAACATCGACTATGATGAAAGCAATCCCATCATAATCCCAAAGCGGCACCACATTGCAACTTTGATAATGAGGTTTTACCATGAACAATCACAACATCAGGGTAGGCACATTACTGAAGGTGCTATACGTATGGCAGGTTTTTGGATTTTGGGAGCCAAAAGGAGCATATCTTCTCTTATCTTTGGATGTGTAGTTTGCCGAAGACTACGAGGAAAGAGTGAAGTACAAAAGATGGCTGATTTACCAGTGGACAGGGTCAGTACCGAGCCCCCCTTTACCTATGTAGGCACTGATGTATTTGGGCCTTGGACCATCTCAGCCCGCCGCACAAGAGGTGGACATGTGAACAGCAAAAGATGGGCGGTGCTGTTCACCTGTTTAGCCATCAGAGCTGTCCATATCGAAGTAGTGGAGTCTATGGACACATCTTGTTTCATAAATGCCATGAGACGCTTCATTGCCATTCGTGGTCCCATCAAGCAGATGCGATCTGATCGAGGGACCAATTTTGTAGGGGCATGCAGAGAACTGGGCATTCCTTCTAACTTGGATGAGGCAAAGGTGTCAAGGTTTCTTGCCGAACAAGGGTGTTCTTGGATCTTCAATCCACCCCACGCTTCGCACATGGGCGGAGCGTGGGAGCGCATGATAGGTATAACCCGTAAGATCTTAGACTCCATGATGCTTCAGCTGGGTCCGTCTAAAATTACTCATGAAGTTCTTACAACATTCTTGGCAGAGGTGACAGCGATAATAAACTCCAGACCGCTGATTCCTGTATCTGTGGATCCCGAGGACCCCCTTATACTTACTCCTGCAACATTACTTACTCAGAAGTATggttcttgtccaaatgtcgaGCTTGATCATACTGACCTCTACAGACGACAGTGGAAACGAGTCCAAAACCTAGCATCTACCTTCTGGGACAGGTGGCGGAAGCAGTATCTCTCCACACTGCAACCCAGGAAAAAGTGGCAATTCAAAAATCAAGACATCACAACGGGTAGTGTTGTCCTAATGAAAGACAGTCAGTCTAAACGCAACCAGTGGCCTTTGGGACGCATCACTAAAGTGTTGCCTAGTGGAGATGGAAGGGTACGAAAGGTCGAAATCAAAATTGTCAATAAGGGAGAACCAAAGGTTTTTGTCAGACCTATAACTGAAGTGGTAATGCTCATTCCTTTCAATTAG